A single genomic interval of uncultured Desulfobacter sp. harbors:
- a CDS encoding sigma-54 dependent transcriptional regulator, with amino-acid sequence MTAAHKILIVDDDPSILEVLDARLSASNFKVLKAKDAAGAEQILRDQKGVDLLVSDIKMPGKSGTELFTDVRKSLPDLPVIFLTAYGTIPDAVDAIKLGAADYISKPFDGLELIKKINAMMALRGSGAGTEPMPLVESGFYWGKSAAMKHLYTMVKKVAATQVNVLILGESGVGKECIAGCIHKNSLREKQPYMVVDCGSTPAGILESELFGHLRGAFTHAVKDKIGLIEAADLGTLFLDEIGNISHDMQCRLLRFLEDKKIRQVGAVKETLVDCRVISATNADLAQAIEEGSFRQDLYYRLKGITLTIPPLRDRKEDIFPLAELFADNYGKAHGIDRLRISDAAVKVLHEHPWPGNVRELKNTIEAGAVLCQNQVIEPWDLQIESIRENAVLTSDLHDTQAFSIKQSEKDTIIRALKESRGVQKDAADLLGISKRAMHYKVKKYDIDPTVYK; translated from the coding sequence GTGACAGCAGCACACAAAATACTCATTGTTGACGATGACCCCAGTATACTGGAGGTCTTGGACGCAAGACTGTCTGCATCTAACTTCAAGGTATTGAAGGCAAAGGATGCGGCAGGGGCTGAACAAATACTCAGAGATCAGAAAGGCGTAGATCTACTGGTTTCAGATATAAAAATGCCGGGGAAAAGCGGAACGGAATTGTTTACGGATGTCCGCAAATCCTTGCCGGATCTACCTGTGATTTTTTTGACTGCCTACGGCACCATACCGGATGCTGTGGACGCTATAAAACTGGGCGCAGCCGATTATATTTCCAAGCCTTTTGACGGTCTGGAATTGATTAAAAAAATTAATGCCATGATGGCTCTGCGCGGCTCAGGTGCCGGCACAGAACCTATGCCTCTTGTTGAGTCCGGGTTTTACTGGGGAAAGTCCGCTGCCATGAAGCATCTCTATACGATGGTGAAAAAGGTTGCCGCCACCCAGGTCAACGTGCTTATTCTCGGCGAAAGTGGCGTGGGCAAGGAATGTATTGCCGGATGTATTCACAAAAACAGCCTTAGAGAAAAACAGCCATACATGGTGGTGGACTGCGGGTCAACGCCGGCAGGTATCCTTGAAAGTGAATTGTTCGGCCATTTGAGAGGGGCGTTCACCCATGCAGTAAAGGACAAGATTGGGCTTATTGAGGCTGCGGACTTAGGTACGCTTTTTCTGGATGAGATTGGCAATATCTCCCATGATATGCAATGCCGTTTGTTAAGATTTCTGGAAGATAAAAAAATTCGCCAGGTAGGCGCAGTAAAAGAAACACTTGTGGATTGTCGGGTGATATCAGCGACCAACGCTGACCTTGCCCAAGCCATTGAAGAAGGAAGCTTTCGCCAGGATCTGTACTACCGACTCAAGGGAATCACCCTGACCATTCCGCCTTTGCGGGACCGAAAAGAAGATATTTTTCCTTTGGCCGAGCTTTTTGCTGACAACTATGGCAAGGCGCACGGCATTGATCGGCTGCGTATTTCCGATGCCGCTGTTAAGGTGCTCCACGAACATCCCTGGCCCGGTAATGTCCGGGAATTAAAAAATACTATTGAAGCGGGTGCGGTTCTATGCCAGAATCAGGTTATTGAACCATGGGATCTTCAGATTGAAAGCATCAGGGAAAATGCAGTGTTGACTTCAGACCTGCATGATACCCAGGCATTTTCAATTAAACAGAGTGAAAAGGATACCATTATAAGGGCCCTGAAAGAATCAAGGGGGGTTCAAAAAGATGCGGCCGATCTTTTGGGTATCAGCAAACGAGCCATGCATTATAAGGTTAAAAAGTATGACATTGATCCCACAGTCTATAAATAG
- the nhaD gene encoding sodium:proton antiporter NhaD: MKKLILMLAILICPALAMAGGGGEGHATVDLTSTAYGYIGVIFFVLAYALVPLENNLHLRKSKPVLLAAGVIWVLVALAYAGIGNIHTANEAIKHSLLEYAELFLFLLAAMTYINAMEERNVFETLRTWLVSRGFSLRAIFWITGLLAFFISPVADNLTTALLMGAVVMAVGGSNKKFVALACINVVVAANAGGAFSPFGDITTLMVWQKGKLAFSEFFAILIPSTVNWLVPAVIMNFAVDKTPPEILEESVSMKYGAKVIIALFLLTIVTSVSFHNFLHLPPAAGMMLGLGYLGAVSYHVKRKEGRTARYDYILGARRRGKSQNPLYAVQDKTFEQIARIIDDMPTAAFMINRDHTVTHWNRALADLTGTPSNERIGTKDQWKPFYKTQRPSLADLTIGSVPEVLVDKFYQGKYLENDEIHSAYDVSDYFENMGEGGKWLTFTAMPVKDENGQVVGAIEAIKDISDIQREAKHFDIMEKISRAEWDTLLFFYGVILCVGGLAQFGYLSLISNYMYTDLGPTIANSLVGVLSSVVDNIPVMFAVLTMDPAMSHGQWLLATLTAGTGGSMLAIGSAAGVALMGTARGTYTFGAHLKWTPVIALGYAASIICHLFINSNLM, encoded by the coding sequence ATGAAAAAATTGATACTCATGCTGGCCATTTTAATCTGTCCAGCCCTGGCCATGGCCGGTGGCGGCGGAGAGGGACACGCCACCGTCGACCTGACGTCCACGGCCTACGGCTATATTGGAGTGATCTTTTTTGTGCTCGCCTACGCCCTGGTTCCGCTGGAAAACAATCTTCATTTGAGAAAGAGCAAACCCGTGCTTCTGGCCGCCGGCGTCATCTGGGTCCTCGTGGCCTTGGCCTACGCCGGCATCGGGAATATCCACACGGCCAACGAGGCCATTAAACACAGCCTGCTGGAATACGCTGAGCTCTTTCTTTTCCTGCTGGCGGCCATGACTTACATCAACGCCATGGAAGAGCGGAATGTGTTTGAAACCCTGCGCACCTGGCTGGTCAGCCGCGGTTTTTCACTGAGAGCGATATTCTGGATCACCGGCCTCCTGGCGTTTTTTATTTCTCCTGTGGCGGACAACCTCACTACGGCCCTGCTTATGGGGGCGGTGGTCATGGCGGTCGGGGGGAGCAATAAAAAATTTGTTGCCCTGGCCTGCATCAATGTCGTGGTAGCGGCAAATGCCGGCGGCGCCTTCTCACCTTTCGGCGACATCACTACTCTTATGGTTTGGCAAAAGGGGAAGTTGGCATTTTCCGAGTTTTTCGCTATCCTGATTCCTTCGACGGTCAACTGGCTGGTGCCGGCGGTGATCATGAATTTTGCCGTGGACAAAACCCCACCCGAAATCCTTGAAGAGAGCGTATCCATGAAATACGGCGCCAAGGTGATAATAGCACTGTTTCTGCTGACCATCGTCACCTCGGTCAGTTTTCACAATTTTCTCCATTTACCGCCGGCCGCCGGCATGATGCTCGGACTTGGATACCTTGGGGCGGTTTCTTACCATGTTAAGCGGAAAGAAGGGCGCACGGCCCGCTATGACTATATTCTGGGGGCAAGAAGACGGGGCAAGTCCCAGAATCCGTTGTATGCCGTCCAGGATAAGACCTTTGAACAGATCGCAAGAATCATAGACGATATGCCAACAGCTGCCTTCATGATCAACCGGGACCATACCGTTACACACTGGAACCGCGCACTGGCCGACCTGACCGGTACACCGTCCAACGAGCGTATCGGAACCAAGGACCAGTGGAAGCCGTTTTACAAAACACAGCGGCCATCTCTGGCAGACCTGACCATCGGCAGTGTGCCCGAAGTGCTGGTCGATAAATTTTACCAGGGCAAATACCTGGAAAACGATGAAATCCATTCGGCTTACGATGTGTCGGATTATTTCGAAAATATGGGCGAAGGCGGAAAATGGCTCACCTTCACGGCCATGCCCGTCAAAGATGAAAACGGACAGGTGGTTGGGGCCATTGAGGCCATCAAGGACATCAGCGACATCCAGCGCGAGGCCAAGCACTTCGACATCATGGAAAAAATTTCACGGGCCGAATGGGACACCCTCCTCTTTTTCTACGGGGTGATCCTCTGCGTTGGCGGACTGGCCCAATTCGGATACCTGAGCCTGATCAGCAATTACATGTATACCGATCTGGGACCAACCATCGCCAATTCACTGGTGGGGGTGCTTTCGTCCGTTGTGGACAACATTCCGGTGATGTTTGCCGTGCTGACCATGGATCCGGCCATGTCCCACGGCCAGTGGCTCCTCGCCACCCTGACCGCCGGCACGGGAGGTAGCATGCTGGCCATTGGGTCGGCCGCCGGCGTAGCGCTCATGGGCACGGCCCGGGGCACCTATACCTTCGGAGCCCATCTCAAGTGGACCCCCGTTATCGCCCTGGGATATGCGGCCAGCATCATCTGCCACCTGTTCATCAACAGCAATCTAATGTAA
- the mltG gene encoding endolytic transglycosylase MltG yields MIKKIILFFAIICLCIAIAAGVATHWMASFIKTPVAQISKPVNFTVSSGQHLSIIAQNLKDQDLISNLLAFKIYVRIKKAATRIKAGEYEMNTGMSPKTILNVLTLGKNKLYRLTIPEGLNMEEISTLAQKAGLCSSEQFLSLCNDLEFINQLELPGMTLEGYLFPDTYFFSRQTDCKTLIKKMISTFNKTFNDTWKARAKKIGLSVHEVVILASIIEKETGNGKERPIISSVFHNRLKRNMRLESDPTVIYGVSDYHGRIRYKHLRRVTPYNTYKINGLPAGPIANPGGQSLKAALYPAKTKYLFFVSKNDTTHKFSTNLKDHNRAVKKYQLNHQTF; encoded by the coding sequence ATGATAAAAAAAATTATCCTTTTTTTCGCCATTATATGTTTGTGCATTGCAATAGCCGCCGGAGTTGCTACGCACTGGATGGCTTCTTTTATCAAAACACCTGTAGCCCAAATTTCTAAACCTGTTAACTTCACGGTCTCTTCCGGCCAGCATTTATCTATCATAGCCCAAAATCTTAAAGACCAGGATTTAATTTCAAATCTCCTTGCGTTTAAAATTTATGTCCGGATAAAAAAGGCAGCGACCCGGATAAAGGCAGGAGAATACGAAATGAACACCGGTATGAGCCCGAAAACCATCTTAAACGTTCTAACTTTGGGTAAGAATAAACTATACCGGTTAACTATCCCCGAAGGGCTGAACATGGAAGAGATATCGACGCTCGCCCAGAAAGCCGGTTTATGTTCTAGTGAGCAATTTTTATCGTTATGCAATGATCTTGAATTTATCAATCAGTTGGAATTACCTGGGATGACATTAGAAGGCTATCTGTTTCCGGATACCTATTTTTTTTCCAGGCAGACAGACTGTAAAACCTTAATCAAAAAAATGATATCCACCTTTAACAAAACATTTAATGATACGTGGAAAGCCCGGGCAAAAAAGATAGGTTTAAGCGTCCATGAAGTTGTTATCCTTGCCTCAATAATAGAAAAAGAAACCGGTAATGGAAAAGAAAGGCCTATCATTTCATCCGTTTTCCATAACCGGTTAAAACGCAATATGCGACTCGAAAGTGACCCCACAGTAATTTACGGGGTTTCTGACTATCACGGAAGGATTCGATATAAACATTTAAGGCGTGTCACACCCTATAACACCTACAAGATAAACGGACTTCCGGCCGGCCCCATTGCAAACCCAGGCGGCCAATCCCTAAAGGCAGCCCTGTATCCTGCCAAGACAAAATACCTTTTCTTTGTATCAAAAAACGATACCACGCATAAATTTTCAACCAATCTGAAAGACCACAACAGGGCCGTAAAAAAATACCAGCTTAATCACCAAACCTTTTAA
- a CDS encoding IMP cyclohydrolase, which translates to MSTDLKKMYKTIMDDHFTPAMEISFVNGDSRQTLFYEKVSWVIDGVEKGLRYGENPGQEAALYRLVNGNLALGDAKTIVPGKHLVSDIELLQSGKHPGKTNLTDADNSLNILRYFTDTPCAVIVKHNNPCGAARADSLEQAYAKAYMADRIAAFGGCIALNKAVDKATAEGIADQYAEVVVAPEFEDGVIEILGRRKNLRVIRINAMDKLQSFIGERVVDFKSLMDGGIVAQWSYVPKTLKKEDLFIASTEYKGTTYKVNRIPTEQEYQDMLFGWLVESGITSNSVIYVKDNCTVGIGTGEQDRVGVAEIAVDKAYRKLCDRYCFERYDTSFADMTDEDKKAEIEADVAKEKGGLIGSSMISDAFFPFRDGIDVGLRQGVKAVIQPGGSMNDYQSIEACNEYGASMVYTGQRSFKH; encoded by the coding sequence ATGAGCACCGATCTTAAAAAGATGTACAAAACCATAATGGATGACCATTTTACCCCGGCCATGGAAATTTCCTTTGTGAATGGCGATAGCCGGCAGACCCTGTTTTATGAAAAGGTTTCCTGGGTTATTGACGGGGTGGAAAAGGGCCTTCGTTATGGAGAAAATCCGGGGCAGGAAGCCGCATTATATCGCCTGGTTAATGGAAATTTGGCACTGGGAGATGCAAAAACCATCGTGCCGGGCAAACATCTTGTGTCCGATATTGAACTGCTTCAGTCCGGCAAACACCCGGGCAAAACCAATCTCACAGATGCAGACAATTCCCTGAATATTTTACGGTATTTTACGGATACACCCTGTGCGGTCATTGTCAAGCACAACAACCCCTGCGGGGCTGCCCGGGCGGACAGTCTGGAGCAGGCCTATGCCAAAGCTTATATGGCAGACCGTATCGCGGCGTTTGGTGGGTGCATTGCCCTGAACAAGGCCGTGGATAAGGCAACCGCCGAAGGCATTGCCGATCAGTATGCTGAAGTGGTGGTGGCTCCGGAGTTTGAGGATGGGGTCATCGAGATTTTGGGCCGGCGGAAAAATCTGCGGGTGATCCGGATCAACGCCATGGATAAATTGCAATCCTTTATTGGTGAGCGGGTGGTGGATTTCAAAAGTCTTATGGACGGCGGCATTGTGGCCCAGTGGTCCTATGTGCCCAAAACACTTAAAAAAGAAGATCTTTTCATTGCTTCCACAGAATATAAGGGAACAACGTATAAAGTAAACCGGATACCCACGGAGCAGGAATACCAGGACATGCTTTTTGGCTGGCTGGTGGAGTCCGGTATTACATCCAATTCCGTAATATACGTTAAGGATAACTGCACCGTTGGTATCGGCACCGGTGAACAGGATCGGGTAGGTGTTGCGGAAATCGCCGTGGATAAAGCCTATCGCAAATTGTGTGACCGGTACTGCTTTGAACGCTATGATACGTCCTTTGCCGACATGACCGATGAAGATAAAAAAGCCGAGATTGAAGCGGATGTTGCAAAAGAGAAGGGTGGGCTTATCGGGTCTTCCATGATCTCAGATGCTTTTTTCCCGTTCAGGGACGGCATTGATGTGGGGTTAAGACAAGGAGTAAAAGCCGTTATCCAGCCTGGTGGTTCCATGAACGATTACCAGTCCATTGAGGCCTGTAATGAATATGGGGCCAGCATGGTGTATACAGGTCAGCGTAGTTTTAAGCACTAA
- a CDS encoding Smr/MutS family protein, whose protein sequence is MIKKNTRKNKQKLKRKNALPKLASDKDFLDAFLMDGEEGLKEKQEKSNKPVNPQKKLNKHGLPFLDDYEAWINKDTDSKTPPDDKTAEQESVDPETEVAFSTLLKVSLKQNHPPRHAAKPMPLKRRLKRYPPPEADLDLHGFTAIGAQIKTRTFISSAHVQGFFTLRIIVGKGLHSEDGPVLPHVVEDLLKEMKQENVVLSYEWEGKKKSKYGAMLVYLKRFGD, encoded by the coding sequence ATGATAAAGAAAAATACCAGGAAAAATAAACAAAAATTAAAACGTAAAAATGCTCTGCCTAAGCTTGCATCGGACAAAGATTTTTTAGATGCATTTTTAATGGACGGCGAAGAGGGTTTAAAAGAAAAACAGGAAAAGTCAAATAAGCCTGTTAACCCCCAAAAAAAATTAAATAAACATGGCCTCCCTTTTCTGGATGATTATGAAGCCTGGATAAATAAAGATACTGATTCTAAAACCCCACCTGATGATAAGACTGCCGAACAGGAATCGGTAGATCCTGAAACGGAAGTGGCGTTTTCAACCCTGCTTAAAGTTTCGCTAAAACAGAACCACCCCCCCCGCCATGCGGCTAAACCGATGCCGTTGAAACGAAGGCTCAAGCGCTATCCACCCCCCGAAGCCGATCTTGACCTTCATGGATTTACAGCCATCGGAGCCCAGATCAAAACACGGACTTTTATTTCAAGTGCTCATGTCCAGGGTTTTTTTACCCTGCGTATTATTGTGGGCAAAGGGCTTCACTCAGAAGATGGCCCTGTGCTTCCCCATGTCGTGGAGGACCTGCTAAAGGAGATGAAACAGGAGAATGTTGTTCTATCCTATGAATGGGAGGGCAAAAAGAAATCAAAATACGGTGCCATGCTGGTTTATCTTAAAAGGTTTGGTGATTAA
- a CDS encoding RNB domain-containing ribonuclease: MNIGNIVEYIDQQKIISAVILSEAKGKLRLLNENSREVSFSEKRLAHVSETVLDTKLSKNSLVSHLKQVTKTRKTLSESIDIRGLWEILHDDPQEIDISTMTLFCFDPPLNPDHEAAVIRAFFNDRLYFKFNKVIFLPFTEAQVEAKKRQIREEDRKNTLIRKGAAWLVRLQDQDDVSQESDPVLLKILKDYYIFGNDAEKAFLAKAIVKKAGLSSPDRLFELFVKAGIWDVDENLDLIYLRIPTSFSTKESQAADQLCKTAPLIFNDPKRKDLTNLPLITIDGQSTQDYDDAISLETTENGYRLGIHIIDVGACIRNGDTIDMAARERASSIYMPDDKLPMIPPSLSEDLCSLKEGQLRPGVSTLVQMNRFFEVQDYQIVPSVIKVHQQMSYTEANIVNGKNDPITTLYKMATVLRDKRLKAGAIQITLPEVNVWLDENKKIHYTKVDRENPSRMLVSEMMILANTLMAEFLKNNDMPGVFRSQAQPKQRIFKGIETQLMPNFLQRKQLSRAVITTHAEPHAGLGVPAYVTATSPIRRYHDLLTQRQIKAILGIGTPYSPKELEDILASISVAVSNTGRIQAARKRYWLIKYLQDLRGENFEGLVLDTYRDHYNVLIKEFMLESRLPTSGLKLKPGDQIQVTIQHADARRGQLTLFAV; the protein is encoded by the coding sequence ATGAATATTGGTAACATTGTTGAATATATAGACCAGCAAAAAATCATTTCTGCGGTTATTTTAAGTGAAGCAAAAGGAAAGCTTCGGCTGCTCAATGAAAACAGCCGTGAAGTCAGCTTTTCCGAAAAACGTCTTGCACATGTTTCCGAGACCGTACTGGATACCAAACTTTCCAAAAATAGCTTGGTCTCTCACCTTAAACAGGTCACTAAAACTCGCAAGACCCTATCAGAGTCCATAGATATCAGAGGGTTATGGGAAATACTTCATGACGACCCCCAGGAAATTGATATTTCCACCATGACCTTATTCTGTTTTGACCCACCTTTGAACCCGGACCACGAAGCTGCCGTTATCAGAGCCTTTTTTAACGACCGCCTCTATTTTAAATTTAACAAAGTAATTTTTTTACCTTTCACAGAAGCACAGGTAGAAGCAAAAAAAAGACAGATCAGGGAAGAAGATCGAAAGAATACACTGATAAGAAAAGGTGCCGCCTGGTTAGTCCGACTCCAGGATCAAGATGATGTTAGCCAAGAATCGGACCCTGTTCTCTTAAAAATTTTAAAAGACTATTATATTTTCGGCAATGATGCTGAAAAAGCCTTTTTAGCAAAGGCGATCGTCAAAAAAGCAGGTTTAAGTTCTCCTGACCGGTTGTTTGAACTTTTTGTAAAAGCCGGAATCTGGGATGTAGATGAAAATTTGGATCTGATATACCTCCGGATTCCCACTTCATTTTCAACTAAGGAGAGCCAGGCAGCTGATCAACTATGCAAAACCGCTCCCTTGATATTTAACGATCCCAAACGCAAGGATCTGACAAATCTGCCTTTAATTACCATTGACGGCCAGTCCACCCAGGATTATGACGACGCCATCAGCCTTGAAACAACTGAAAACGGTTATCGCTTAGGCATTCATATTATTGATGTAGGGGCCTGCATCCGCAACGGGGATACCATTGATATGGCTGCCAGGGAGCGAGCCTCGTCCATTTACATGCCCGACGATAAATTACCCATGATTCCACCCAGCCTGTCGGAAGATTTGTGCAGCCTCAAGGAAGGCCAATTACGGCCGGGGGTTTCAACCTTGGTACAGATGAACCGCTTTTTTGAAGTTCAGGACTATCAAATCGTTCCATCAGTGATCAAAGTACACCAGCAGATGAGCTATACCGAGGCCAATATTGTAAACGGTAAAAACGACCCCATCACCACGCTTTACAAAATGGCAACCGTACTGCGGGATAAACGTCTTAAGGCCGGGGCTATTCAGATTACGCTGCCAGAGGTCAATGTATGGCTGGATGAAAACAAAAAGATCCATTATACAAAAGTGGACCGGGAAAATCCGTCGCGGATGCTTGTATCAGAGATGATGATTTTGGCCAACACCCTGATGGCTGAATTTTTAAAAAATAATGACATGCCTGGGGTGTTCCGGTCCCAGGCACAGCCCAAACAGCGCATTTTCAAAGGTATTGAAACTCAATTAATGCCTAATTTTCTCCAGCGTAAACAATTAAGCCGGGCTGTTATTACCACCCATGCCGAGCCCCACGCAGGCCTTGGCGTACCTGCCTATGTTACGGCCACCTCCCCTATCAGGCGCTACCATGACCTGCTCACCCAGCGCCAAATCAAAGCAATATTGGGCATAGGCACCCCCTATTCACCCAAAGAGCTTGAGGATATCCTTGCAAGCATTTCCGTGGCCGTATCCAATACAGGACGCATCCAGGCAGCTCGTAAACGCTACTGGCTGATAAAATATTTGCAGGATTTAAGAGGAGAAAACTTTGAAGGACTGGTACTTGATACATACAGGGACCATTACAACGTTCTTATCAAGGAGTTCATGCTTGAATCCAGACTGCCTACATCCGGACTTAAACTCAAACCAGGGGATCAGATCCAGGTGACGATCCAGCATGCGGATGCACGGCGCGGCCAGTTGACGTTATTTGCTGTCTGA
- a CDS encoding HAMP domain-containing sensor histidine kinase, translating to MTPGISKKLFIFLFFFLTIFYGTVYFPFMKVREMSDTSRIVGISNRIAVLSNDLKNSLLDMDVNIKKLQLLKKDSYFDYFETARRNYQDVLAEIIEQDKKRGAPTRYWRDIDQTFGGHIQSGVSMEQAMNDEYIWIDVDVMEQWMDAIAEARRDNEKRIKQALKLINPLSQEVMTRCWIGLFISILVGILGVWLISRSVIVPLNKFKSGLKLVSDDNYMYEMDITSKDEFGELAAAFNDMNRQLKADDDIRSDFIATLSHEIRSPLSSIRESVNMLTEEVLGPVNNRQKKFLTIAADEIARITSLLNHLLDASILVSGVKKRPVSPFDPNKLIQSAISSITPGAQARGIRMEFEGLKKPPMVKCNEHEIMQVIINILDNAVKFSPDNRRVDVCLTRGPGKHFLTCSISDEGPGIPEDKKSLIFKKYYRAREVRKHMDGVGLGLNIARRIVQANGGEIFVENRPEKGCTFSFTLPVF from the coding sequence ATGACACCAGGTATATCAAAAAAACTTTTTATTTTTCTCTTTTTTTTTCTCACTATATTTTACGGCACAGTATATTTTCCGTTTATGAAGGTCCGGGAGATGTCCGATACCTCTCGGATTGTCGGCATCAGCAACCGGATTGCGGTGTTGTCCAACGATCTTAAAAACAGCCTTCTTGACATGGACGTCAATATTAAAAAATTACAATTACTGAAAAAAGATTCTTATTTTGACTATTTTGAGACAGCCAGACGCAATTACCAAGATGTGCTTGCCGAAATTATTGAGCAGGATAAAAAGCGTGGAGCACCTACAAGATACTGGCGTGATATTGACCAGACCTTTGGTGGCCATATCCAGTCGGGTGTATCCATGGAACAGGCCATGAATGACGAATATATCTGGATTGACGTCGATGTGATGGAGCAGTGGATGGACGCCATTGCTGAGGCGAGAAGGGATAATGAAAAGAGGATAAAACAGGCGTTGAAACTGATCAACCCTTTAAGCCAGGAAGTGATGACTCGCTGCTGGATTGGGTTATTTATTTCTATACTGGTAGGCATTTTGGGTGTTTGGTTAATTTCCAGGTCCGTTATTGTTCCCTTGAATAAATTCAAATCCGGACTTAAATTGGTTTCTGATGATAATTACATGTATGAGATGGATATTACTTCCAAAGATGAATTCGGGGAGCTGGCTGCGGCGTTCAATGATATGAACCGCCAGCTTAAAGCCGATGACGACATCCGTTCGGATTTTATTGCCACCTTAAGCCATGAAATCAGAAGTCCCTTGTCTTCCATCCGTGAATCTGTGAATATGCTCACCGAAGAGGTCCTTGGGCCGGTGAACAATAGGCAGAAAAAATTTTTAACCATTGCCGCCGATGAGATTGCCCGGATCACCAGCCTTTTGAACCATCTGTTGGATGCTTCGATCCTGGTTTCAGGGGTTAAAAAAAGGCCGGTTTCGCCTTTTGATCCCAATAAACTTATACAATCGGCCATTTCAAGTATTACGCCCGGGGCACAGGCCCGGGGTATCCGTATGGAATTTGAGGGCCTTAAAAAGCCTCCAATGGTCAAATGCAATGAACATGAAATTATGCAGGTGATAATAAATATTTTGGATAATGCCGTGAAATTTTCACCGGACAACCGCCGGGTGGATGTCTGTTTGACCCGGGGGCCGGGAAAGCATTTTTTGACATGTAGCATCAGTGATGAAGGCCCTGGTATTCCCGAAGATAAGAAAAGTTTGATTTTTAAGAAATATTATCGAGCCAGGGAGGTGCGCAAGCACATGGACGGGGTAGGGCTTGGTTTGAATATAGCCCGACGGATCGTCCAGGCCAATGGCGGAGAAATTTTTGTGGAGAATAGGCCGGAGAAAGGGTGCACTTTTTCTTTTACTTTGCCCGTGTTTTAA
- a CDS encoding DUF362 domain-containing protein, which yields MGADVFFMDMTATSRENLPAKLERLVTTAGLHAVLDKNDLTAVKVHFGEQGNTAYIRPVLIRKIIRAIRKAEATPFLTDANTLYVGTRSDAVSHIKTAVENGFSYSSMDAAPLIIADGLFGKSETAVQVDLKHNREVFIGSEIVNANAIVALAHFKGHELSGFGGTLKNLGMGCASRRGKLDQHSNVSPKIKRKTCTGCGLCAEHCPGQAITIENKKAYINKAACIGCAECIVRCPTQSIKINWNQDVPVFLEKMMEYTAGVLKDKAGKCLFVNFITNVSPKCDCLPYAESPICNDIGVVASSDPVAIDQACADLVNQAQGLASSVLTTHLAPGEDKFKGLYPCVDWEHQLAYAQDIGLGTRQYNLIKLETLAYKNPGAHG from the coding sequence ATGGGCGCTGATGTATTTTTCATGGACATGACCGCCACATCAAGGGAGAACCTGCCCGCCAAGTTAGAACGCCTGGTAACCACGGCAGGACTTCATGCTGTATTAGACAAAAATGATCTAACCGCTGTAAAGGTGCATTTCGGAGAACAGGGAAATACCGCCTACATCCGGCCTGTTCTTATCCGGAAAATTATCCGGGCCATTAGAAAAGCAGAGGCCACACCTTTTCTCACCGACGCCAATACCCTTTACGTGGGAACCCGATCTGATGCAGTATCCCATATCAAAACCGCTGTGGAAAATGGGTTTTCCTATTCATCCATGGATGCAGCCCCTTTGATCATTGCCGACGGCCTGTTCGGAAAAAGTGAGACAGCTGTCCAGGTGGATCTCAAACACAACCGGGAAGTGTTTATCGGTTCGGAAATTGTCAATGCCAACGCCATTGTGGCACTGGCCCATTTTAAAGGCCATGAACTGTCCGGATTTGGCGGCACCCTTAAAAATCTGGGAATGGGATGTGCATCACGCCGGGGAAAATTGGACCAGCATTCCAATGTAAGTCCTAAGATAAAACGCAAAACCTGCACCGGCTGTGGCCTGTGTGCCGAACATTGCCCGGGACAGGCCATAACCATTGAGAACAAAAAGGCATACATAAATAAAGCGGCCTGTATCGGATGTGCCGAATGCATTGTGCGCTGCCCCACCCAGTCCATCAAAATTAACTGGAACCAGGATGTTCCCGTATTTCTTGAGAAAATGATGGAATATACCGCCGGTGTGCTGAAAGACAAAGCCGGTAAATGCCTGTTTGTCAACTTTATTACCAATGTCTCTCCCAAATGTGACTGCCTGCCCTATGCAGAATCCCCTATCTGCAATGATATCGGTGTGGTGGCATCCAGCGATCCCGTGGCCATTGACCAGGCCTGCGCAGACCTTGTCAATCAGGCCCAGGGCCTTGCGTCTTCAGTGCTGACCACCCACCTGGCCCCGGGAGAAGACAAGTTCAAGGGACTTTACCCATGCGTAGACTGGGAACACCAGCTTGCCTATGCCCAGGATATCGGACTTGGTACAAGACAATACAACCTGATCAAACTGGAGACCCTGGCATATAAAAATCCAGGGGCACACGGTTAA